TTGCAGAAGAAATAAAAAATAAAATAAAAAAACAAACAGGTCTTAAATGTTCAATTGGTTCTGGACCAAATAGATTAATTGCAAAAATATGCTCATCTCTATCAAAACCTGATGGAATTAAAATATGTGAAGAAAATGAGGTTGAAGATTTGATGAAAAATTTGCCTGTAAGTGAAATTCCAGGTATAGGAGAGAAAACATATAAAAAACTTTCAGATATGGGAATAGAAAAATGCGGGGATATTAAAAAAGCGGGTAAGAATTTTTTTGTAAGGATTTTTGGTAAGTTGGGTGAAAGAATATATAATTATGCCTGTGGAATAGAAAAACCCCAGATACAGATTGAAATTCCCGAAGTTTCAATAGGTCATTCATTTACCTTTTCTTTTGATACAGATGATATTGATACTATAAATAAAACACTATTCAATCTATGTGAAAGAGTGGCAGAAAGGATGAGGAAGAAAAAAAAACATGGAAATTTTATATCTTTATTTTTGAGATTTGAGGATTTTTCATCTATTTTGAAAAGAAAAAGATTTAATGACATTCCCGCTGATGGAAGTACAATTTTTAATCTTTACTGTGAAATAATATCCTCTTTACAAATTGAGAAAAAAATAAGGGGTATTGGAATTTCTGTTGGAGGTTTATTCAATCCTGAATGTCAGTATGTCTTTGAAGAAAAAATAAAAAGAGAAATGGTTTTTTATTATGTAGATAGAATAAATGAAAAATTTGGTGAAAATACCTTAATCCCTGCAATTTTATTAAATACATCAAAAATAAGAAAGACGCACTCCTTTTATCTGTGGACATTAAAAGAGCAAAAAATAAATATCTAAGAGAAATATTTTAATAAGTAGCACATTGAAAATTTTGACACAGGATTTATTATACAGTTAAAATTTATCTTTATAAAAAAATCTTTTGAAAGGTATGTTATGTTAGAACTTATAAAAAAAGAAATTTTTTTTGAAAAAATTAAGACAATCTTTCGTTCTCTCCAGTATAGAAATTATCGTCTTTTTTTTATAGGACAGAGTATCTCTTTAATAGGTACATGGGTTCAGAGGATTGCTTTGCCATGGCTTGTTTATCATCTAACACATTCTACAGTTTTACTTGGAATTACTGGTTTTGCTGAACAGATACCAACTTTTTTACTCGCAACTATTGGAGGTGTAGTTGTGGATAGAAAGGATAAATACAGAATTCTGTTGACTACACAGATTCTTGCAACAATACAGGCATTAATACTGGCAATACTTACATTAACAGGAACTATAAAAGTATGGGAGATTATATTTCTTGGTATATTTCTTGGTTGTATAAATGCTTTTGATATGCCATCAAGACAAGCATTTGTGGTTGATATTATAGAAAAAAAAGAGGACTTACCGAATGCAATTGCCTTAAATTCTTCTATGGTTAACAGTGCAAGAGTTGTTGGTCCTTCATTAGCAGGTATTATAATTGGAATGACAAATGAAGGAATTTGTTTTCTTATAAATGCTATAAGTTATATATTTGTCGTTATTTCACTTCTCCTAATAAATATTCCATCAAGAAACTTAAAAACAAAGGAAACAAATATTTTTCAGGAACTGAAAGAAGGATTTCTTTATGTTAAAAATTATTCATACTTAAAATATGTAATTTTGTTA
This DNA window, taken from bacterium, encodes the following:
- the dinB gene encoding DNA polymerase IV, which encodes MERVIFHIDMDAYFASVEQLTNPFLKGKPVAVSGGPSTKSVVASCSYEAKKYGVKSGMSTYQALFLCPHLIIVPGNSEKYIETSKKIFEIIRSFKEDIEIYSIDEVFIDVSEIYELYGGKQYLAEEIKNKIKKQTGLKCSIGSGPNRLIAKICSSLSKPDGIKICEENEVEDLMKNLPVSEIPGIGEKTYKKLSDMGIEKCGDIKKAGKNFFVRIFGKLGERIYNYACGIEKPQIQIEIPEVSIGHSFTFSFDTDDIDTINKTLFNLCERVAERMRKKKKHGNFISLFLRFEDFSSILKRKRFNDIPADGSTIFNLYCEIISSLQIEKKIRGIGISVGGLFNPECQYVFEEKIKREMVFYYVDRINEKFGENTLIPAILLNTSKIRKTHSFYLWTLKEQKINI
- a CDS encoding MFS transporter; amino-acid sequence: MLELIKKEIFFEKIKTIFRSLQYRNYRLFFIGQSISLIGTWVQRIALPWLVYHLTHSTVLLGITGFAEQIPTFLLATIGGVVVDRKDKYRILLTTQILATIQALILAILTLTGTIKVWEIIFLGIFLGCINAFDMPSRQAFVVDIIEKKEDLPNAIALNSSMVNSARVVGPSLAGIIIGMTNEGICFLINAISYIFVVISLLLINIPSRNLKTKETNIFQELKEGFLYVKNYSYLKYVILLLALVSLMGMPYTILMPVFVTKILKGTSKTFGFLMAAGGFGALIGAFYLAGRKNTEGLEKIIKISAIVFGSGLIMFSISRFFSLALIFMVITGFGMVLQIASSNTFLQSFVDDDKRGRVMSFYTLAFMGTAPFGSLLAGYLGKFLGVPLTLFIGGFSCIIGALIFSYFLGKIEFKS